The following coding sequences lie in one Phalacrocorax carbo chromosome 3, bPhaCar2.1, whole genome shotgun sequence genomic window:
- the TJAP1 gene encoding tight junction-associated protein 1 isoform X1: MSSTAPSKKPYRKAPPQHREIRHEVPIIRDDQDGVILAEQSQEPLTDAERMKVLQHENEELRRRLTYVTNKMEAMERELESGQDYLEMELGQNREELEKFKDKFRRLQNSYTASQRTNQDLEEKLHALIKKAEMDRKTLDWEIVELTNKLLDAKTTINKLEELNERYRQDCNLAVQLLKCNKSHFRNHKFADLPYELQDMVNKHLHSTQESAGPGQEATHTLAPSDVVPTSVIARVLEKPESLVLNSAKSSSGSCPLAEDVFVHVDMSGAPPDACNSAGQVAKEGGDAGKQQNGGCKPQSSVESMPEEVPAFEKLSPYPTPSPPHPMFPGRKVIEFSEDKVRIPKNSPLPNCTYATRQAISLSLVQSEDESCDRHRTLPNSPASEGRRSASSCSCQQSPKAARAHGSSQSSPFSSPPQIPSAFASSASSEEDLLANWQRMFVDKAPPTSERVLMNRTAFSRDTAPELQKRFSCSMQELGRAALAYSDGEESAQSCSWTVSRDSSVDTDSTESRARRSHFSSDYGTDFSQDEAQKLLQESGGGTAEPGSPSLEKHKDYVDLGLPESPAEEREMLLQGSKESSQGGAQEENGEGRIKPPFSRPHRSPKRMGVHHLHRKDSLTQAQEQGNLLS; the protein is encoded by the exons ATGTCGAGCACAGCTCCGTCAAAGAAGCCTTACCGCAAGGCACCCCCACAGCATCGCGAGATCCGCCATGAGGTACCCATCATTCGTGACGACCAGGATGGAGTGATCTTGGCTGAGCAGAGTCAG GAACCCCTGACGGATGCAGAAAGGATGAA GGTACTGCAGCATGAGAATGAGGAGCTGCGCCGACGGCTGACATATGTGACTAACAAAATGGAGGCGatggagagggagctggagtcagGTCAGGACTACCTGGAGATGGAGCTGGGCCAGAACCGTGAGGAGCTGGAGAAATTCAAGGACAAATTCCGTAG GTTGCAGAACAGCTACACTGCTTCCCAGAGAACCAACCAAGACCTGGAGGAGAAGCTGCATGCCCTA ATTAAAAAGGCAGAGATGGACCGCAAGACGCTGGACTGGGAGATTGTAGAGCTCACTAATAAATTGCTTGATGCCAAAACCACCATCAATAAGCTGGAGGAGCTCAAT GAACGCTATCGACAGGACTGTAACCTTGCAGTACAGCTGCTCAAGTGTAACAAGTCCCACTTCAGGAACCACAAGTTTGCTGAT CTTCCCTATGAGCTGCAGGACATGGTCAATAAGCATTTGCACAGCACTCAGGAGTCCGCAGGCCCTGGTCAAGAAGCAACCCACACCTTGGCTCCATCTGATGTTGTGCCCACCTCAGTCATTGCCAGAGTCTTGGAGAAACCAGAATCTCTGGTTCTGAATTCAGCCAAGTCCAGCAGTGGCAGCTGTCCCCTGGCTGAGGATGTCTTTGTGCATGTGGACATGAGTGGAGCCCCTCCTGATGCCTGCAACAGCGCAGGGCAGGTAGCGAAGGAGGGAGGAGATGCAGGGAAACAGCAGAATGGTGGCTGCAAGCCACAAAGCAGTGTGGAAAGCATGCCAGAGGAGGTGCCTGCCTTTGAGAAGCTAAGCCCATACCCTACACCCTCACCTCCCCATCCGATGTTCCCTGGGCGCAAAGTGATTGAGTTCTCTGAGGACAAGGTAAGGATCCCAAAGAACAGCCCCCTGCCCAACTGTACATATGCTACACGCCAGGCCATCTCCCTCAGCCTGGTACAGAGTGAAGATGAGAGCTGTGACAGGCACCGGACACTCCCTAACAGCCCTGCTTCAGAAGGGCGCCGTTCAGCCTCCAGCTGTTCCTGTCAGCAGTCCCCCAAAGCAGCCAGGGCTCATGGCtcttcccagagcagccccttcagcagccccccccaaatcccgAGCGCCtttgccagctctgccagctctgaGGAGGACCTGCTGGCCAACTGGCAGCGTATGTTTGTGGACAAGGCGCCCCCCACTTCAGAGCGGGTCCTGATGAACCGCACAGCCTTCAGCCGTGACACAGCCCCTGAGCTCCAGAAGAGGTTCAGCTGCTCCATGCAGGAGCTGGGTAGAGCAGCCTTGGCTTACTCGGATGGTGAGGAgtctgcacagagctgcagctggactGTGAGCCGGGACTCAAGCGTGGACACAGACAGCACTGAGTCCAGAGCCCGCAGAAGCCATTTCTCCTCAGACTATGGTACAGATTTCTCCCAGGATGAAGCCCAGAAGCTATTGCAGGAAAGCGGTGGAGGCACTGCTGAGCCAGGAAGCCCCTCACTAGAGAAACACAAGGACTATGTGGACCTTGGCTTGCCTGAGAGCCCAgctgaggaaagagaaatgttGCTCCAGGGAAGCAAGGAGAGCAGCCAAGGAGGTGCCCAAGAGGAAAATGGAGAAGGCAGGATTAAGCCTCCCTTCAGTCGGCCACACCGCAGCCCCAAGAGGATGGGGGTCCACCACTTACATCGCAAGGACAGTCTGACGCAAGCCCAGGAGCAGGGGAACCTTCTCAGCTGA
- the TJAP1 gene encoding tight junction-associated protein 1 isoform X2, whose translation MKVLQHENEELRRRLTYVTNKMEAMERELESGQDYLEMELGQNREELEKFKDKFRRLQNSYTASQRTNQDLEEKLHALIKKAEMDRKTLDWEIVELTNKLLDAKTTINKLEELNERYRQDCNLAVQLLKCNKSHFRNHKFADLPYELQDMVNKHLHSTQESAGPGQEATHTLAPSDVVPTSVIARVLEKPESLVLNSAKSSSGSCPLAEDVFVHVDMSGAPPDACNSAGQVAKEGGDAGKQQNGGCKPQSSVESMPEEVPAFEKLSPYPTPSPPHPMFPGRKVIEFSEDKVRIPKNSPLPNCTYATRQAISLSLVQSEDESCDRHRTLPNSPASEGRRSASSCSCQQSPKAARAHGSSQSSPFSSPPQIPSAFASSASSEEDLLANWQRMFVDKAPPTSERVLMNRTAFSRDTAPELQKRFSCSMQELGRAALAYSDGEESAQSCSWTVSRDSSVDTDSTESRARRSHFSSDYGTDFSQDEAQKLLQESGGGTAEPGSPSLEKHKDYVDLGLPESPAEEREMLLQGSKESSQGGAQEENGEGRIKPPFSRPHRSPKRMGVHHLHRKDSLTQAQEQGNLLS comes from the exons ATGAA GGTACTGCAGCATGAGAATGAGGAGCTGCGCCGACGGCTGACATATGTGACTAACAAAATGGAGGCGatggagagggagctggagtcagGTCAGGACTACCTGGAGATGGAGCTGGGCCAGAACCGTGAGGAGCTGGAGAAATTCAAGGACAAATTCCGTAG GTTGCAGAACAGCTACACTGCTTCCCAGAGAACCAACCAAGACCTGGAGGAGAAGCTGCATGCCCTA ATTAAAAAGGCAGAGATGGACCGCAAGACGCTGGACTGGGAGATTGTAGAGCTCACTAATAAATTGCTTGATGCCAAAACCACCATCAATAAGCTGGAGGAGCTCAAT GAACGCTATCGACAGGACTGTAACCTTGCAGTACAGCTGCTCAAGTGTAACAAGTCCCACTTCAGGAACCACAAGTTTGCTGAT CTTCCCTATGAGCTGCAGGACATGGTCAATAAGCATTTGCACAGCACTCAGGAGTCCGCAGGCCCTGGTCAAGAAGCAACCCACACCTTGGCTCCATCTGATGTTGTGCCCACCTCAGTCATTGCCAGAGTCTTGGAGAAACCAGAATCTCTGGTTCTGAATTCAGCCAAGTCCAGCAGTGGCAGCTGTCCCCTGGCTGAGGATGTCTTTGTGCATGTGGACATGAGTGGAGCCCCTCCTGATGCCTGCAACAGCGCAGGGCAGGTAGCGAAGGAGGGAGGAGATGCAGGGAAACAGCAGAATGGTGGCTGCAAGCCACAAAGCAGTGTGGAAAGCATGCCAGAGGAGGTGCCTGCCTTTGAGAAGCTAAGCCCATACCCTACACCCTCACCTCCCCATCCGATGTTCCCTGGGCGCAAAGTGATTGAGTTCTCTGAGGACAAGGTAAGGATCCCAAAGAACAGCCCCCTGCCCAACTGTACATATGCTACACGCCAGGCCATCTCCCTCAGCCTGGTACAGAGTGAAGATGAGAGCTGTGACAGGCACCGGACACTCCCTAACAGCCCTGCTTCAGAAGGGCGCCGTTCAGCCTCCAGCTGTTCCTGTCAGCAGTCCCCCAAAGCAGCCAGGGCTCATGGCtcttcccagagcagccccttcagcagccccccccaaatcccgAGCGCCtttgccagctctgccagctctgaGGAGGACCTGCTGGCCAACTGGCAGCGTATGTTTGTGGACAAGGCGCCCCCCACTTCAGAGCGGGTCCTGATGAACCGCACAGCCTTCAGCCGTGACACAGCCCCTGAGCTCCAGAAGAGGTTCAGCTGCTCCATGCAGGAGCTGGGTAGAGCAGCCTTGGCTTACTCGGATGGTGAGGAgtctgcacagagctgcagctggactGTGAGCCGGGACTCAAGCGTGGACACAGACAGCACTGAGTCCAGAGCCCGCAGAAGCCATTTCTCCTCAGACTATGGTACAGATTTCTCCCAGGATGAAGCCCAGAAGCTATTGCAGGAAAGCGGTGGAGGCACTGCTGAGCCAGGAAGCCCCTCACTAGAGAAACACAAGGACTATGTGGACCTTGGCTTGCCTGAGAGCCCAgctgaggaaagagaaatgttGCTCCAGGGAAGCAAGGAGAGCAGCCAAGGAGGTGCCCAAGAGGAAAATGGAGAAGGCAGGATTAAGCCTCCCTTCAGTCGGCCACACCGCAGCCCCAAGAGGATGGGGGTCCACCACTTACATCGCAAGGACAGTCTGACGCAAGCCCAGGAGCAGGGGAACCTTCTCAGCTGA